A single region of the Mycobacterium avium subsp. avium genome encodes:
- a CDS encoding AMP-dependent synthetase/ligase, translating into MREYSVPARFSVGENENIATMVFEHERDDPNFVIYQRQVDGEWTDVTCAEAAAQIRSAALGLISLGVQAGDRVSIFSATRYEWAILDLAILAVGAVTVPIYETSSAEQVRWVLQDSEAVLAFAETDEHAAMVTELTAELPALRRVLHIDGSGPKALDQLAEAAAGVEPAELTARLDGLRAQDPATLIYTSGTTGRPKGCQLTHSNLLYETRGAKESLPTLLDQGQRLLIFLPLAHVLARSLTLSAFANKVTVGFTSDIKNLLPMFAVFKPTVVVSVPRVFEKVYNTAEQNAANDGKGRIFAMAVQTAVDWSEAADRGRRGPLLRAKHALFDRLVYHKLRAALGGDCHASVSGGAPLGSRLGHFFRGVGLTIHEGYGLTETSSAITVNQVGNVKIGTVGTLLPGNSMRIAEDGELLVRGGVVFSGYWRNEQATADAFTDGWFKTGDLGVLDDDGFLKIVGRKKELIVTAGGKNVAPAVLEDRLRAHPLISQAMVVGDNKPFIGALITIDPEAFGGWKQRNHKGAGASVADLTTDPDLVAEVDAAIKDANQAVSHAESIRKFRILPVDFTEDTGELTPTMKVKRNVVAEKFASDIEAIYAKD; encoded by the coding sequence GTGCGTGAGTACAGCGTCCCCGCCCGCTTCTCCGTCGGCGAAAACGAGAACATCGCGACGATGGTCTTCGAGCACGAGCGCGACGATCCGAACTTCGTCATCTACCAACGCCAAGTCGACGGGGAGTGGACCGACGTCACCTGCGCCGAGGCGGCGGCTCAGATCCGTTCGGCCGCATTGGGTTTGATTTCACTGGGGGTACAGGCCGGCGACCGGGTGTCCATCTTCTCGGCCACCCGCTACGAATGGGCGATCCTCGACCTGGCGATCTTGGCGGTGGGCGCGGTCACCGTGCCGATCTACGAGACGTCCTCGGCCGAGCAGGTGCGCTGGGTGCTGCAGGACTCCGAGGCGGTGCTGGCGTTCGCCGAGACCGACGAGCACGCGGCGATGGTCACCGAGCTGACCGCCGAGCTGCCCGCCCTGCGCCGGGTGCTGCACATCGACGGCTCCGGCCCCAAGGCCCTCGACCAGCTGGCCGAGGCGGCCGCAGGGGTGGAACCGGCCGAGCTGACCGCGCGTCTGGACGGGCTGCGCGCCCAGGATCCGGCCACCCTGATCTACACCTCGGGCACCACCGGGCGGCCCAAGGGCTGCCAGCTGACCCATTCCAACCTGCTCTACGAGACCCGCGGCGCCAAGGAGAGCCTGCCGACGCTGCTCGACCAGGGGCAGCGGCTGCTGATCTTCTTGCCGCTGGCCCACGTGCTGGCCCGCTCGCTGACCCTGTCCGCGTTCGCCAACAAGGTGACCGTGGGATTCACCAGCGACATCAAGAACCTGCTGCCGATGTTCGCCGTGTTCAAGCCGACCGTGGTGGTGTCGGTGCCGCGGGTGTTCGAGAAGGTTTACAACACCGCCGAGCAAAACGCCGCCAACGACGGCAAGGGCCGCATCTTCGCGATGGCCGTGCAGACCGCCGTCGACTGGAGCGAGGCGGCCGACCGCGGCCGGCGGGGTCCGCTGCTGCGGGCCAAGCACGCGTTGTTCGACCGGCTGGTGTACCACAAGCTGCGGGCGGCGCTGGGCGGCGACTGCCACGCGTCGGTGTCGGGGGGCGCACCGCTGGGCTCGCGGCTCGGGCACTTCTTCCGCGGCGTGGGCCTGACCATCCACGAGGGCTACGGCCTGACCGAGACCAGCTCGGCGATCACCGTCAACCAGGTCGGCAACGTCAAGATCGGCACCGTGGGAACGCTGTTGCCGGGCAACAGCATGCGCATCGCCGAGGACGGCGAGCTGTTGGTGCGCGGCGGCGTGGTGTTCAGCGGTTACTGGCGCAACGAGCAGGCCACCGCCGACGCCTTCACCGACGGCTGGTTCAAGACCGGCGACCTGGGCGTGCTCGACGACGACGGGTTCTTGAAGATCGTCGGGCGCAAAAAGGAGCTCATCGTCACCGCGGGCGGCAAGAACGTCGCCCCCGCCGTGCTCGAGGACCGGCTGCGAGCGCACCCGCTGATCAGTCAGGCGATGGTGGTCGGCGACAACAAGCCGTTCATCGGCGCGTTGATCACCATCGACCCCGAGGCGTTCGGCGGCTGGAAGCAGCGCAACCACAAGGGCGCCGGGGCGTCGGTGGCCGATCTGACCACCGACCCCGATCTGGTCGCCGAGGTGGACGCCGCCATCAAGGACGCCAATCAGGCTGTGTCGCATGCCGAATCGATCCGCAAGTTCCGCATCCTGCCGGTCGATTTCACCGAGGACACCGGCGAGCTGACCCCGACGATGAAGGTCAAGCGCAACGTGGTGGCCGAGAAGTTCGCCTCCGACATCGAGGCCATCTACGCCAAGGACTGA
- the pimB gene encoding GDP-mannose-dependent alpha-(1-6)-phosphatidylinositol monomannoside mannosyltransferase, protein MSRVLLVTNDFPPRPGGIQSYLGEFVGRLAAAGSHELTVYAPDWKGAQAHDEAVGYRVVRHPGTLMLPGPAVDARMRRLIAEHVIDTVWFGAAAPLALLAQRARAAGARRVLASTHGHEVGWSMLPVARSVLRRIGEQTDVVTFVSRYTRSRFAPAFGPRARLEYLPSGVDTDRFRPDPAGRARLRERYGLGERPTVVCVSRLVPRKGQDMLIRAMPSIVQRVDGAALVIVGGGPHLQSLRALARDCGVAAQVTFTGGIPAAELPTHHALADVFAMPCRTRGAGLDVEGLGIVYLEASASGVPVIAGRSGGAPETVQHNKTGLVVDGRSVTEIADAVTELLSDPDRAAAMGAAGRQWVTSQWRWDTLAARLAGLLGD, encoded by the coding sequence GTGAGTCGGGTCCTGCTGGTAACCAACGACTTTCCGCCCCGCCCGGGCGGCATCCAGTCCTACCTCGGCGAATTCGTCGGGCGGCTGGCCGCCGCCGGCTCGCATGAGCTGACGGTGTATGCACCGGACTGGAAGGGCGCGCAGGCTCACGACGAGGCCGTCGGCTACCGGGTGGTGCGCCACCCGGGCACGCTGATGCTGCCCGGGCCCGCGGTCGACGCCCGGATGCGGCGGCTGATCGCCGAGCACGTCATCGACACCGTGTGGTTCGGCGCCGCCGCCCCGCTGGCGCTGCTGGCCCAACGCGCCCGCGCCGCCGGGGCCCGCCGGGTGCTGGCCAGCACGCACGGCCACGAAGTGGGGTGGTCGATGCTTCCGGTGGCGCGCTCGGTGCTGCGCCGCATCGGCGAACAGACCGACGTCGTCACCTTCGTCAGCCGCTACACCCGGTCCCGGTTCGCGCCGGCGTTCGGGCCCAGGGCGCGGCTGGAATACCTGCCGTCCGGCGTGGACACCGACCGGTTCCGGCCCGATCCGGCCGGCCGGGCGCGGCTGCGGGAGCGCTACGGGTTGGGCGAGCGGCCCACCGTGGTGTGCGTGTCCCGGCTGGTGCCGCGCAAGGGCCAGGACATGCTCATCCGAGCGATGCCCTCGATCGTGCAACGGGTCGACGGCGCCGCGCTGGTCATCGTCGGGGGCGGCCCGCACCTGCAATCGCTGCGCGCCCTGGCCCGCGACTGCGGGGTGGCCGCGCAGGTGACCTTCACCGGGGGGATACCGGCCGCCGAGCTGCCCACCCATCACGCGCTGGCCGACGTGTTCGCCATGCCGTGCCGCACCCGCGGCGCCGGCCTGGACGTCGAGGGGCTGGGCATCGTCTACCTGGAGGCCTCGGCCAGCGGTGTCCCGGTGATTGCCGGCAGGTCCGGGGGAGCACCGGAAACGGTGCAGCACAACAAGACCGGGCTGGTGGTGGACGGCCGCTCGGTGACCGAGATCGCCGACGCCGTCACCGAATTGCTCAGCGACCCGGACCGGGCCGCCGCCATGGGCGCGGCCGGCCGCCAGTGGGTGACCAGCCAGTGGCGCTGGGACACCCTGGCCGCCCGGCTGGCCGGGCTGCTGGGCGACTAG
- the ripC gene encoding peptidoglycan hydrolase RipC encodes MRLDSRYPVARALTRSALGTLAGFAILFGIVTAPACADPAEDAMAKLNELSRQAEQTTEAMHSAQLDLNEKLAAQRAAEKKHDDDQAAVDAAKAHLASYQNAVNNLAAATYMGGRVDGMEAILTAGSPQGLIDKLAVQRLMATQMASQMKSYRIAGEQAAKAERESAKSAADAKSAAEQAAAVRASLQSKQSQLQVQIAVVKSQYMSLTADQRTALANPGPAVPAAATAPGAPAPEAAPPGTPPGGPGPGEAPPPGGAPGMAPGGGGVGGGDRATVVQAALTQVGSPYVWGGAAPGGFDCSGLVMWAFQQAGISLPHSSQALAHGGQPVSLSDLQPGDVLTFYSDASHAGIYIGDGMMIHSSTYGVPVRVVPMNSSGPIYDARRY; translated from the coding sequence TTGAGGCTTGACTCTAGGTACCCGGTTGCGCGTGCCCTGACACGTTCGGCCCTGGGGACGCTAGCTGGCTTCGCGATCCTGTTCGGTATCGTCACCGCGCCCGCGTGCGCCGACCCGGCCGAAGACGCCATGGCGAAACTCAACGAGCTGTCCCGTCAGGCCGAGCAGACCACCGAGGCCATGCACAGCGCCCAGCTCGACCTGAACGAGAAGCTGGCCGCCCAGCGCGCCGCGGAGAAGAAGCACGACGACGACCAGGCCGCGGTGGACGCGGCGAAGGCGCACCTGGCGTCCTACCAGAACGCGGTCAACAACCTGGCCGCCGCGACCTACATGGGCGGTCGCGTCGACGGCATGGAAGCCATCCTGACCGCCGGGTCGCCGCAGGGGCTGATCGACAAGCTGGCCGTGCAGCGGCTGATGGCCACGCAGATGGCCAGCCAGATGAAGAGCTACCGGATCGCCGGCGAGCAGGCCGCCAAGGCCGAGCGCGAGTCCGCGAAGTCGGCCGCCGACGCCAAGAGCGCCGCCGAGCAGGCCGCCGCGGTGCGAGCGAGCTTGCAGTCCAAGCAAAGTCAGCTGCAGGTGCAGATTGCGGTGGTCAAGTCGCAGTACATGTCGTTGACGGCCGACCAGCGCACCGCGCTGGCCAACCCCGGACCGGCCGTCCCGGCCGCCGCGACGGCACCCGGTGCGCCGGCGCCCGAAGCGGCGCCGCCCGGCACGCCCCCGGGCGGGCCGGGGCCGGGTGAGGCTCCGCCTCCCGGCGGCGCACCGGGCATGGCTCCCGGCGGCGGGGGAGTCGGCGGCGGCGACCGCGCCACCGTCGTGCAGGCCGCGCTGACCCAGGTCGGTTCACCTTATGTCTGGGGTGGCGCCGCGCCCGGCGGGTTCGACTGCTCGGGCCTGGTGATGTGGGCGTTCCAGCAGGCCGGCATCTCGTTGCCGCACTCCAGCCAGGCGTTGGCCCATGGCGGACAACCGGTTTCGCTCTCGGACCTGCAACCCGGCGACGTGCTGACCTTCTACTCCGACGCCTCACACGCCGGCATCTACATCGGCGACGGCATGATGATCCATTCCTCCACCTACGGTGTGCCGGTGCGGGTGGTGCCGATGAACTCCTCCGGCCCGATCTACGACGCCCGCCGTTACTAG
- the trpD gene encoding anthranilate phosphoribosyltransferase — MALSSESSAASAARRPSGGPATSWRQVLARLTGGDDLARGQAAWAMDQIMTGEASPAQIAAFAVAMQVKVPTSAEVIELAEVMLNHALPFPAGAIRDDTVDIVGTGGDGVNTVNLSTMAAIVAAAAGVPVVKHGNRAASSLSGGADTLDELGVRIDLGPEQVARSVAEVGIGFCFAPLFHPSYRHTSAVRREIGVPTVFNLLGPLTNPARPRAGLIGCAFAELAEVMAGVFAARRSSVLVVHGDDGLDELTTTTTSTIWRVQAGTVDRLTFDPAGFGFPRAELDDLLGGDAQTNAAEVRAVLAGGQGPVRDAVVLNAAGAIVAHAGLSSRAEWLPAWEDGLARASAAIDSGAAEQLLARWVRFGQQL, encoded by the coding sequence GTGGCGTTGTCATCTGAGTCGTCTGCGGCTTCCGCAGCCCGGCGGCCCTCCGGTGGGCCGGCGACGTCGTGGCGCCAGGTGCTGGCCCGGCTGACCGGCGGTGACGACCTGGCCCGCGGACAGGCGGCCTGGGCCATGGACCAGATCATGACCGGCGAGGCGAGCCCGGCCCAGATCGCGGCCTTCGCGGTGGCGATGCAGGTGAAGGTCCCCACCTCGGCCGAGGTCATCGAGCTGGCCGAGGTGATGCTGAACCACGCCCTGCCGTTCCCGGCCGGCGCGATCCGCGACGACACCGTCGACATCGTCGGCACCGGCGGCGACGGCGTCAACACCGTCAACCTGTCCACGATGGCGGCGATCGTGGCCGCGGCCGCGGGGGTGCCGGTGGTCAAACACGGCAACCGCGCGGCGTCGTCGCTCTCGGGCGGCGCGGACACGCTCGACGAGCTCGGGGTGCGGATCGACCTGGGCCCCGAGCAGGTCGCGCGCAGTGTCGCCGAAGTCGGCATCGGCTTCTGCTTCGCGCCGCTGTTCCACCCGTCCTACCGGCATACCTCGGCGGTGCGCCGCGAGATCGGCGTGCCGACGGTGTTCAATCTGCTTGGGCCGCTTACCAATCCGGCTCGACCGCGGGCCGGATTGATCGGCTGCGCGTTCGCCGAGCTGGCCGAGGTGATGGCCGGGGTGTTCGCCGCCCGGCGCTCCAGTGTGCTGGTGGTGCACGGCGACGACGGGCTCGACGAGTTGACCACCACGACGACCAGCACCATCTGGCGGGTGCAGGCCGGCACGGTGGACCGGTTGACGTTCGATCCGGCCGGGTTCGGTTTCCCGCGGGCCGAGCTCGACGATCTGTTGGGCGGTGACGCGCAGACCAACGCCGCGGAGGTGCGGGCGGTGCTGGCCGGCGGCCAGGGCCCGGTGCGCGACGCCGTCGTCCTCAACGCCGCCGGCGCGATCGTGGCGCACGCCGGGTTATCCAGCCGCGCCGAATGGTTGCCGGCCTGGGAGGACGGGCTGGCCCGCGCCAGTGCCGCCATCGACTCCGGCGCGGCCGAACAGCTGCTCGCGCGTTGGGTGCGGTTCGGTCAGCAGCTCTGA
- the ctaE gene encoding aa3-type cytochrome oxidase subunit III, whose amino-acid sequence MTSAVGTSGTAITSRVHSLNRPNMVSVGTIVWLSSELMFFAGLFAMYFTARAQSGGKWPPPPTELNLYQAVPVTLVLIASSFTCQMGVFAAERGDVFGLRRWYVITFLMGLFFVLGQGYEYYHLMGHGTTIPGSAYGSVFYLATGFHGLHVTGGLVAFIFLLARTAMSKFTPAQATASIVVSYYWHFVDIVWIALFTVIYFIR is encoded by the coding sequence GTGACCAGCGCTGTCGGGACCTCAGGTACTGCAATTACGTCGCGGGTTCATTCGCTGAATCGGCCCAACATGGTCAGTGTCGGCACGATCGTCTGGCTTTCCAGCGAGCTGATGTTCTTTGCTGGCCTGTTCGCGATGTACTTCACCGCCCGCGCCCAGTCGGGCGGCAAGTGGCCGCCGCCGCCGACCGAGCTCAACCTGTATCAGGCCGTGCCGGTGACCTTGGTGCTGATCGCGTCGTCGTTCACCTGCCAGATGGGGGTGTTCGCCGCCGAGCGCGGCGACGTGTTCGGGCTGCGCCGCTGGTATGTGATCACCTTCTTGATGGGCCTGTTCTTCGTGCTCGGGCAGGGCTACGAGTACTACCACCTGATGGGCCACGGCACGACCATCCCGGGCAGCGCCTACGGCAGCGTGTTCTATCTGGCCACCGGGTTCCACGGTCTGCACGTGACCGGCGGGTTGGTCGCCTTCATCTTCCTGCTGGCCCGCACCGCGATGAGCAAGTTCACCCCGGCGCAGGCGACGGCCAGCATCGTCGTCTCGTACTACTGGCATTTCGTCGACATCGTGTGGATCGCGCTGTTCACCGTGATCTATTTCATCCGATGA
- the qcrC gene encoding cytochrome bc1 complex diheme cytochrome c subunit — protein sequence MKKLRSTRTDRSRRRLRRRLSGGLLLLIALTIAGGLAAILTPRPQVAVADESNSALLRTGKQLFDTSCVSCHGANLQGVPDRGPSLIGVGEEAVYFQVSTGRMPAMTGEAQAPRKEPVFDEAQTDALGAYVQANGGGPTTVRNPDGSLAMRSLRGEDLGRGGDLFRLNCSSCHNFTGKGGALSSGKYAPDLEPANEQQILAAMRTGPQNMPKFSDRQLSFEAKKDIIGYIKAVTEERQPGGYGLGGFGPAPEGMAAWIIGMVAAIGLALWIGARA from the coding sequence TTGAAGAAGCTGCGGTCCACCCGAACCGACCGTTCGCGACGGCGGCTGCGCCGCCGATTGTCCGGCGGCCTGCTGTTGCTGATCGCGCTGACCATCGCCGGCGGACTGGCCGCCATCCTGACGCCGCGGCCGCAGGTCGCCGTCGCCGACGAGTCGAACTCGGCGCTGCTGCGCACCGGCAAGCAGCTGTTCGACACGTCGTGCGTGTCGTGCCACGGCGCCAACCTGCAGGGCGTGCCCGACCGCGGGCCGAGCCTGATCGGTGTCGGTGAGGAGGCCGTCTACTTCCAGGTGTCCACCGGCCGGATGCCCGCGATGACGGGCGAGGCGCAGGCGCCCCGCAAGGAGCCGGTGTTCGACGAGGCGCAGACCGACGCGCTGGGCGCCTACGTGCAGGCCAACGGCGGCGGCCCCACCACGGTGCGCAACCCGGATGGCAGCCTGGCGATGCGCTCGCTGCGCGGCGAGGACCTGGGCCGCGGCGGCGATCTGTTCCGGCTGAACTGCTCGTCGTGCCACAACTTCACCGGCAAGGGCGGGGCGCTGTCGTCCGGCAAGTACGCGCCGGACCTCGAGCCCGCCAACGAGCAGCAGATCCTGGCGGCGATGCGGACCGGTCCGCAGAACATGCCGAAGTTCTCCGACCGCCAGCTGTCGTTCGAGGCCAAGAAGGACATCATCGGCTACATCAAGGCGGTGACCGAGGAGCGCCAGCCGGGCGGCTACGGCCTGGGCGGGTTCGGCCCCGCCCCCGAGGGCATGGCGGCCTGGATCATCGGCATGGTGGCCGCCATCGGGCTGGCGCTGTGGATCGGGGCACGCGCATGA
- the qcrA gene encoding cytochrome bc1 complex Rieske iron-sulfur subunit, translated as MSDGDVRGSDTDKGAGAPNEPDEAALAAMSQQELVTLGGKLDGVETVFKEPRWPVEGTKAEKRAERGVALWLLLGGGFGLALLLIFLFWPWEYKPKEAAGSFLYDLATPLYGLTFGMSILSIGIGTILYQKRFIPEEISIQERHDGASREIDRKTVVANLADAYNGSTIGRRKMVGLSLGVGLGAFGLSTLVAFAGGLIKNPWKPVVPTANGKKAVLWTSGWTPRYPGETIYLARATGTYTGAPFVKMRPEDLDAGGMETVFPWRESDGDGTTPESQEKLRAINQGVRNPVMLIRIRPTDMPRVVKRQGQESFNFGEFFAYTKVCSHLGCPASLYEEQSYRILCPCHQSQFDALHFAKPIFGPAARALAQLPITIDTNGYLVANGDFVEPVGPAFWERTTT; from the coding sequence ATGAGCGACGGCGACGTTCGCGGCTCTGACACCGACAAGGGAGCCGGGGCGCCCAACGAGCCCGACGAAGCGGCGCTGGCCGCGATGTCGCAGCAGGAGCTGGTGACGCTGGGCGGCAAGCTCGACGGCGTCGAAACGGTGTTCAAGGAACCCCGGTGGCCGGTCGAGGGCACCAAGGCCGAGAAGCGCGCCGAGCGCGGCGTCGCCCTGTGGCTTCTGCTGGGCGGCGGCTTCGGGCTGGCGCTGCTGCTGATCTTCCTGTTCTGGCCGTGGGAGTACAAGCCCAAGGAGGCCGCCGGCAGCTTCCTGTACGACCTGGCCACCCCGCTGTACGGCCTGACCTTCGGGATGTCCATCCTGTCGATCGGGATCGGCACCATCCTGTACCAGAAACGCTTTATCCCCGAAGAGATTTCGATCCAGGAGCGGCACGACGGCGCCTCCCGCGAGATCGACCGCAAGACGGTGGTGGCGAACCTGGCCGACGCCTACAACGGGTCCACCATCGGGCGGCGCAAGATGGTCGGGCTGTCGCTGGGCGTGGGCCTGGGCGCGTTCGGCCTGTCCACCCTGGTCGCGTTTGCCGGGGGCCTGATCAAGAACCCGTGGAAGCCGGTGGTGCCCACCGCCAACGGGAAGAAGGCCGTGCTGTGGACGTCGGGCTGGACCCCGCGCTACCCGGGCGAGACCATCTACCTGGCCCGCGCCACCGGCACCTACACCGGGGCGCCGTTCGTCAAGATGCGGCCCGAGGACCTCGACGCCGGCGGCATGGAAACCGTGTTCCCGTGGCGCGAGTCCGACGGCGACGGCACCACCCCGGAATCGCAGGAGAAGCTGCGGGCGATCAACCAGGGTGTGCGAAACCCGGTGATGCTCATCAGGATTCGGCCCACCGACATGCCCCGCGTGGTCAAGCGGCAGGGCCAGGAGAGCTTCAACTTCGGCGAGTTCTTCGCCTACACCAAGGTGTGCTCGCATCTGGGTTGCCCCGCATCGCTGTACGAGGAGCAGTCCTACCGGATCCTGTGCCCCTGCCACCAGTCGCAGTTCGACGCGCTGCATTTCGCCAAGCCGATCTTCGGGCCGGCCGCGCGGGCGTTGGCGCAACTGCCGATCACCATCGACACCAACGGGTATCTGGTCGCCAACGGTGACTTCGTCGAACCCGTCGGACCGGCATTCTGGGAGAGGACGACAACATGA
- the qcrB gene encoding cytochrome bc1 complex cytochrome b subunit — protein sequence MSPKLSPPKIGDVLARQGEDIDTRYHPSAAVRRQLNKVFPTHWSFLLGEIAMYSFIVLLLTGVYLTLFFDPSMAEVTYNGVYQPLRGVEMSKAFASALDISFEVRGGLFVRQVHHWAALIFSAAIMVHLARIFFTGAFRRPREANWVIGSLLLILAMFEGYFGYSLPDDLLSGIGLRAALSSITLGMPVIGTWLHWALFGGDFPCGGVGSECAAAGYIIPRMYALHILLLPGIILALIGLHLAMVWFQKHTQFPGPGRTEHNVVGVRVMPVFAVKSGAFFAAIVGVLGLMGGLLQINPIWNLGPYKPSHVSAGSQPDFYMMWTEGLARIWPPWEFYFWHHTIPAVVWVALIMGAVFVLLIIYPFLEKRFSGDYAHHNLLQRPRDVPVRTSIGAMAIAFYMVLTLSAMNDIIALKFDISLNATTWIGRIGMVIVPPIVYFVTYRWCIGLQRSDRAVLEHGIETGIIKRLPHGAYIELHQPLGPVDEHGHPLPLEYQGAPLPKKMNKLGSAGSPGIGSFLYADPPSEDAALREAAHASEQRALTALREHQDSIVGSTNGSTNGEDGQH from the coding sequence ATGAGTCCGAAATTGAGTCCCCCGAAGATCGGCGACGTCCTGGCCCGTCAAGGCGAGGACATCGACACGCGCTACCACCCGTCGGCGGCCGTCCGCAGACAGCTCAACAAGGTCTTCCCCACCCACTGGTCATTCCTGCTGGGCGAGATCGCGATGTACAGCTTCATCGTGCTGCTGCTCACCGGGGTGTACCTGACGCTGTTCTTCGACCCGTCCATGGCCGAGGTCACCTACAACGGCGTCTACCAACCGTTGCGCGGCGTGGAGATGTCGAAGGCCTTCGCGTCGGCCCTGGACATCTCCTTCGAGGTCCGCGGCGGGCTGTTCGTGCGTCAGGTCCACCACTGGGCCGCGCTGATCTTCTCCGCCGCGATCATGGTGCACCTGGCCCGCATCTTCTTCACCGGCGCCTTCCGGCGGCCGCGCGAGGCCAACTGGGTGATCGGCTCACTGTTGTTGATCCTGGCCATGTTCGAGGGCTACTTCGGCTACTCGCTGCCCGACGACCTGTTGTCGGGCATCGGGTTGCGCGCCGCCCTGTCCTCGATCACGTTGGGTATGCCGGTGATCGGGACCTGGTTGCACTGGGCCCTGTTCGGTGGTGACTTCCCCTGCGGCGGTGTCGGAAGTGAGTGCGCCGCAGCGGGTTACATCATCCCGCGGATGTACGCCCTGCACATCCTGCTGCTGCCCGGCATCATCCTGGCGCTGATCGGGCTGCACCTGGCCATGGTGTGGTTCCAGAAGCACACCCAGTTCCCCGGCCCGGGTCGCACCGAGCACAACGTGGTCGGGGTGCGGGTGATGCCGGTGTTCGCGGTCAAGTCCGGCGCGTTCTTCGCCGCCATCGTCGGCGTGCTGGGCCTGATGGGTGGTCTGCTGCAGATCAACCCGATCTGGAACCTGGGCCCCTACAAGCCATCTCACGTCTCGGCCGGCTCGCAGCCGGACTTCTACATGATGTGGACCGAGGGCCTGGCGCGTATCTGGCCGCCGTGGGAGTTCTACTTCTGGCACCACACCATTCCGGCGGTGGTGTGGGTGGCGCTGATCATGGGCGCGGTGTTCGTGCTGCTGATCATCTACCCGTTCCTGGAGAAGCGGTTCAGCGGTGACTACGCGCACCACAACCTGCTGCAGCGGCCGCGCGACGTGCCGGTGCGCACGTCGATCGGCGCCATGGCGATCGCCTTCTACATGGTGCTCACGCTGAGCGCGATGAACGACATCATCGCGCTGAAGTTCGACATCTCGCTGAACGCGACGACGTGGATCGGCCGCATCGGCATGGTCATCGTTCCGCCGATCGTGTACTTCGTCACCTACCGGTGGTGCATCGGGCTGCAGCGCAGCGACCGCGCGGTGCTCGAGCACGGCATCGAGACCGGCATCATCAAACGGTTGCCGCACGGCGCCTACATCGAGCTGCACCAGCCGCTGGGCCCGGTCGACGAGCACGGTCACCCGCTGCCGCTGGAGTACCAGGGCGCCCCGCTGCCCAAGAAGATGAACAAGCTGGGCTCGGCCGGGTCGCCCGGCATCGGCAGCTTCCTGTACGCCGATCCGCCGTCCGAGGACGCGGCCCTGCGGGAGGCCGCGCACGCCTCCGAGCAGCGTGCCCTGACCGCCCTGCGCGAACATCAGGACAGCATCGTGGGCTCGACCAACGGCTCCACCAACGGCGAGGACGGCCAGCACTAG
- a CDS encoding DUF5994 family protein, whose amino-acid sequence MGSAARRRRADPVRLSVGCELGRAIDGAWWPRADRITNELPELVAVLTPLLGQIGAINVNWPPLQRPPDFNWPGWERKRQHVMTLIGGDARINLLIIPYATYSALARMVLRCAAGLPVEPRDRGKPAFLTAGSILRAAEQQRVDSAP is encoded by the coding sequence GTGGGTTCCGCAGCAAGACGCCGACGCGCCGATCCCGTCCGGCTGTCGGTGGGGTGCGAACTGGGCCGCGCCATCGACGGCGCCTGGTGGCCCCGCGCCGACCGCATCACCAACGAATTGCCCGAGCTGGTCGCGGTGCTCACCCCGCTGCTCGGTCAGATCGGCGCGATCAACGTCAACTGGCCGCCGCTGCAGCGACCGCCGGACTTCAACTGGCCGGGCTGGGAACGCAAGCGCCAGCACGTGATGACGCTGATCGGGGGAGACGCGCGGATCAACCTGCTGATCATCCCGTACGCGACCTACAGCGCGCTGGCGCGGATGGTGCTGCGCTGCGCGGCCGGGCTGCCCGTCGAGCCCCGGGACCGGGGCAAGCCGGCGTTCCTGACGGCCGGCTCGATCCTGCGGGCCGCCGAGCAACAGCGCGTCGACAGCGCGCCCTGA
- a CDS encoding DUF2561 family protein, with protein MVSRYSAYRRGLGDDTVSPEVVDRILIGACAAIYLALLGVSVAACVALADLGRGFHKAASSPHTTWVLYAVIIVSALIIAGAIPILLRARRMSQAEPTARAMTAPARPPVRLGAGVARPATERAPHTPATTPDVGWSGEAVDRIWLRGTVILTGTMGAALIAVATATYLMAVGHDGSSWVGYGFAGVITAAMPVVEWLHIRQLREAVAEQ; from the coding sequence ATGGTCAGCAGATATTCGGCATATCGGCGTGGGCTGGGCGACGACACCGTCTCGCCCGAGGTCGTCGACCGCATCCTGATCGGCGCCTGCGCCGCGATCTACCTGGCGTTGTTGGGCGTCAGCGTGGCGGCCTGCGTCGCGCTGGCGGACCTGGGCAGGGGATTTCACAAGGCGGCCAGCAGCCCGCACACCACCTGGGTGCTGTATGCCGTCATCATCGTCTCCGCGCTGATCATCGCGGGGGCCATCCCGATCCTGTTGCGGGCCCGCCGGATGTCGCAGGCCGAGCCGACTGCCCGGGCGATGACGGCGCCGGCACGACCCCCGGTGCGGCTGGGCGCCGGTGTCGCGCGGCCCGCGACCGAGCGGGCGCCGCACACGCCGGCGACGACCCCGGACGTGGGGTGGTCGGGCGAGGCGGTCGATCGAATCTGGTTGCGCGGCACCGTCATATTGACCGGCACCATGGGCGCGGCGCTGATCGCGGTCGCGACGGCGACCTATCTGATGGCGGTCGGTCACGACGGATCATCCTGGGTGGGCTACGGATTCGCCGGGGTGATCACCGCGGCGATGCCGGTGGTCGAGTGGCTGCACATCCGCCAGCTGCGCGAGGCGGTCGCCGAGCAGTAA